The proteins below come from a single Streptomyces sp. B3I8 genomic window:
- a CDS encoding sacsin N-terminal ATP-binding-like domain-containing protein, with the protein MSNFVRPAPEGADPFGTARLRRGVLDAWATSPARFREDANAEEDLVLGGYRDRLVVELAQNAADAAARAGVPGRLRLTLRDGVLAAANTGAPLDATGVESLATLRASAKRDGAPGAVGRFGVGFAAVLAVSDEPAVLGRHGGVRWSLAEARDLASDTARHSPGLGDEIRRRDGHVPLLRLPFAAEGRAPEPYDTVVVLPLRDPAAEDLAERLLDAVDDALLLALPGLEEVVVESGQEEARTLRRRADGAHTVVEDTRHGTTRWRTAGGHGPLDPALLADRPVEERLRPHWSVTWAVPVDADGGPAAPRTSPVVHAPTPSDEPLGVPALLIASLPLDSTRRHAAPGPLTDFLVERAADAYAELLAGWRPVGDGILSLVPGPLGKGELDGALRRAILDRLPRTAFLPPADPPTAHADAGEDDDTLPEALRPRDAEVVEGAGADTVRVLAEVLTGLLPAGLERRVELRTLGVARVPLTEAVDRLAGLEKDPGWWRRLYDSLAGVDPDRLTGLPVPLADGRTTIGPRQVLLPAADGPGVDPATLARLGLKVAHPDAAHPLLEKLGALPATPRAVLTTPQVRAAVAASLDGEAPGWDEDGLDPEELADTVLALVRDANLEPGDEPWLGALALPDEDGEPAPAGELVLPGSPFAAVMREDELALVDAELAERWGEQPLAACGVLAGFQLVRATDVVLDPDELEPREGDFAEPDDAGLLDAVDVWCEDVLDGLPEGPVPPVATEIVAVRDLDLVDDDHWPEALALLARPPLRDALTQPVRVLLPDGTHEVVRPYTAWWLRGHPVLDGRRPAGLRAAGGDPLLHGLYDEADASGFEDEQVLRALGVRTSVAALLDEPGGAAELLDRLADPSRPVSAAQLHGLYGALAELDPERVTLPDEVRAVVDGEVVVVDAADAVVVDSPDLLPFTEGVPLLPVRPVLAAELAELFQVRRLSESVTGEVGSEGTEHDVPGSVRVLLGASTPHTYVEHEELVVDGVGLDWRRTRDGVVHAATLEGVAAGLAWAAGQWPRRFEVAALLEDPSRTGELARDRWFD; encoded by the coding sequence GTGAGCAACTTCGTGCGGCCGGCGCCGGAAGGCGCGGACCCGTTCGGTACCGCCCGCCTGCGGCGCGGCGTGCTGGACGCGTGGGCCACCAGCCCCGCCCGCTTCCGCGAGGACGCCAACGCCGAGGAGGACCTCGTCCTCGGCGGCTACCGCGACCGCCTCGTCGTGGAACTCGCGCAGAACGCCGCCGACGCGGCCGCCCGCGCCGGCGTCCCCGGCCGGCTCCGCCTCACCCTGCGCGACGGCGTCCTCGCCGCCGCCAACACCGGCGCCCCGCTGGACGCCACCGGCGTCGAGTCGCTCGCCACCCTGCGCGCCTCCGCCAAGCGGGACGGGGCCCCCGGCGCCGTCGGCCGGTTCGGCGTCGGCTTCGCCGCCGTGCTCGCCGTCAGCGACGAGCCCGCCGTCCTCGGCCGGCACGGCGGCGTGCGCTGGTCCCTCGCCGAGGCCCGCGACCTCGCCTCCGACACCGCACGGCACAGCCCCGGCCTCGGCGACGAGATCCGCCGCCGCGACGGCCACGTCCCCCTCCTCCGGCTGCCCTTCGCCGCCGAGGGCCGCGCCCCGGAGCCGTACGACACCGTCGTCGTCCTCCCGCTGCGCGATCCCGCCGCCGAGGATCTCGCCGAGCGGCTGCTCGACGCCGTCGACGACGCCCTGCTGCTCGCCCTGCCGGGCCTGGAGGAGGTCGTCGTCGAGAGCGGCCAGGAGGAGGCCCGCACCCTGCGCAGGCGCGCCGACGGGGCGCACACCGTCGTCGAGGACACCCGGCACGGCACCACCCGCTGGCGCACCGCCGGCGGCCACGGCCCCCTCGACCCGGCCCTGCTCGCCGACCGGCCCGTCGAGGAACGGCTGCGGCCGCACTGGTCGGTCACCTGGGCCGTGCCCGTCGACGCCGACGGCGGCCCGGCCGCGCCCCGCACCAGCCCCGTCGTGCACGCCCCCACCCCCAGCGACGAACCGCTCGGCGTCCCCGCGCTGCTCATCGCCTCGCTCCCGCTGGACAGCACCCGCCGGCACGCCGCGCCCGGACCGCTCACCGACTTCCTCGTCGAGCGCGCCGCCGACGCCTACGCCGAACTCCTCGCCGGCTGGCGGCCGGTCGGCGACGGCATCCTGAGCCTCGTCCCCGGCCCGCTCGGCAAGGGCGAACTGGACGGCGCGCTGCGCCGGGCGATCCTCGACCGGCTGCCCCGCACCGCCTTCCTGCCGCCCGCCGACCCGCCCACCGCGCACGCGGACGCGGGGGAGGACGACGACACGCTGCCCGAGGCGCTGCGGCCCCGGGACGCCGAGGTCGTCGAGGGCGCCGGCGCCGACACCGTGCGCGTGCTCGCCGAGGTACTCACCGGACTGCTCCCCGCCGGTCTGGAGCGGCGCGTGGAGCTGCGCACGCTCGGCGTGGCGCGGGTGCCGCTGACCGAGGCGGTGGACCGGCTCGCCGGCCTGGAGAAGGACCCCGGCTGGTGGCGTCGGCTCTACGACAGCCTCGCGGGCGTAGACCCCGACCGGCTCACCGGGCTGCCCGTCCCGCTCGCCGACGGCCGTACCACGATCGGCCCCCGCCAGGTGCTGCTGCCCGCCGCGGACGGCCCCGGGGTCGACCCGGCGACGCTGGCCCGGCTCGGGCTGAAGGTCGCCCACCCCGACGCCGCCCACCCCCTCCTGGAGAAGCTCGGCGCGCTGCCCGCCACCCCGCGCGCCGTGCTCACCACCCCGCAGGTGCGGGCCGCCGTCGCCGCCTCCCTGGACGGCGAGGCCCCCGGCTGGGACGAGGACGGGCTCGACCCCGAGGAACTCGCCGACACCGTCCTCGCCCTCGTCCGAGACGCGAACCTGGAGCCCGGCGACGAACCCTGGCTCGGCGCGCTCGCCCTGCCCGACGAGGACGGCGAGCCCGCGCCCGCCGGTGAACTCGTGCTGCCCGGCAGCCCGTTCGCCGCCGTCATGCGCGAGGACGAACTCGCCCTCGTCGACGCCGAACTGGCCGAGCGCTGGGGCGAGCAGCCGCTCGCCGCCTGCGGGGTGCTGGCCGGTTTCCAGCTCGTGCGCGCCACCGATGTCGTCCTCGACCCGGACGAACTGGAGCCGCGCGAGGGCGACTTCGCCGAGCCCGACGACGCGGGGCTGCTCGACGCCGTCGACGTGTGGTGCGAGGACGTCCTCGACGGGCTGCCCGAGGGACCCGTGCCGCCGGTCGCCACCGAGATCGTCGCCGTGCGCGACCTGGACCTCGTCGACGACGACCACTGGCCCGAGGCGCTCGCCCTGCTCGCCCGGCCGCCGCTGCGGGACGCGCTCACCCAGCCCGTGCGGGTCCTGCTGCCGGACGGCACGCACGAGGTCGTACGGCCGTACACCGCGTGGTGGCTGCGCGGGCACCCCGTGCTCGACGGCCGCCGCCCCGCCGGGCTGCGCGCGGCCGGCGGCGATCCGCTGCTGCACGGCCTGTACGACGAGGCCGACGCGAGCGGCTTCGAGGACGAGCAGGTGCTGCGGGCGCTGGGCGTGCGCACGTCCGTGGCCGCGCTGCTGGACGAGCCGGGTGGCGCGGCCGAGCTCCTCGACCGCCTCGCCGATCCGTCACGACCGGTCTCCGCGGCCCAGTTGCACGGGCTGTACGGGGCGTTGGCCGAACTGGACCCCGAGCGGGTGACGTTGCCGGACGAGGTGCGGGCGGTGGTGGACGGGGAGGTGGTCGTGGTCGACGCGGCCGACGCCGTCGTGGTCGACTCGCCGGATCTTCTGCCGTTCACCGAGGGGGTGCCGCTGCTGCCGGTGCGGCCCGTGCTGGCCGCCGAGCTGGCCGAGCTGTTCCAGGTGCGGCGGCTGAGCGAGTCCGTGACGGGGGAGGTCGGGTCAGAGGGGACGGAACACGACGTTCCGGGGTCCGTGCGGGTGCTGCTGGGCGCGAGCACGCCACACACGTACGTCGAGCACGAGGAGCTCGTCGTGGACGGGGTCGGCCTCGACTGGCGCCGGACCAGGGACGGGGTGGTGCACGCGGCGACGCTGGAGGGGGTCGCGGCGGGGCTGGCGTGGGCGGCGGGGCAGTGGCCGCGGCGGTTCGAGGTGGCGGCGCTGCTGGAGGACCCCAGCCGCACGGGGGAACTGGCCCGGGACCGCTGGTTCGACTGA